A region from the Hypericibacter adhaerens genome encodes:
- a CDS encoding acyl-CoA dehydrogenase family protein, with translation MAIDPATRAEILKHVERLAREKVAPRAAEIDRSNAFPRDLYGEAGRLGLFGLWVPEEYGGIGPDLVTPLLVCECLSRASLTFALNVSNCGDAVTPIVLGGTEAAKRKFLPDIASGAIIPAFALSEPGGGSDAAAITTRAVRDGDDYVISGRKMWCTNGSVADVCTVFAKTDPQAGHKGVSAFVVPKGLRGFEVGQDEELMGLRGSPTSELIFDEVRVPAAYRLGGEGEGFKLAMATLDEARLNCSALAIGGAIAAFGQAVAYAKERRQFGKPIIEHQGLAFLLAEAASDIAAGRAIFREAIELLERGRSHEASTYAAMSKLVTSDMAMRVATQAVQVLGGNGLSRKYPVERIMRDVKAFQIFDGTNEIQKMVIGRNLAKWDLPFDEFKL, from the coding sequence ATGGCGATCGACCCGGCTACCCGTGCCGAGATCCTGAAGCATGTCGAGCGGCTGGCGCGCGAGAAAGTCGCGCCACGCGCCGCCGAGATCGATCGGAGCAATGCCTTCCCTCGTGACCTCTACGGGGAGGCCGGACGGCTGGGGCTTTTCGGCCTGTGGGTCCCGGAGGAGTATGGCGGGATTGGTCCGGACCTCGTCACCCCGTTGCTGGTGTGCGAGTGCCTGTCGCGGGCAAGCCTGACCTTCGCGCTGAATGTGTCGAACTGCGGCGATGCGGTGACGCCGATCGTCCTCGGCGGCACCGAAGCGGCCAAACGGAAGTTCCTGCCGGATATCGCATCGGGAGCCATCATTCCCGCCTTTGCCCTCAGCGAACCCGGCGGGGGCTCCGATGCGGCGGCGATAACGACCCGGGCGGTGCGCGATGGCGATGATTATGTCATCAGCGGCCGCAAGATGTGGTGCACCAACGGCTCGGTCGCCGATGTCTGCACGGTCTTCGCCAAGACCGATCCGCAGGCCGGTCACAAGGGCGTCAGCGCATTCGTCGTGCCGAAAGGGTTGAGGGGCTTTGAAGTCGGCCAGGATGAAGAGCTCATGGGCCTCCGCGGGAGCCCGACCAGTGAGCTGATCTTCGACGAGGTTCGTGTGCCCGCAGCTTATCGCCTCGGCGGCGAAGGCGAGGGCTTCAAGCTCGCAATGGCCACTCTCGACGAAGCCAGGCTCAATTGCTCGGCGCTGGCTATTGGCGGTGCGATTGCGGCGTTTGGCCAAGCTGTTGCCTATGCCAAGGAACGCCGTCAATTCGGCAAGCCTATCATCGAGCATCAAGGGCTCGCCTTCCTCCTGGCGGAAGCGGCGAGCGACATCGCCGCGGGGCGCGCGATCTTCCGGGAAGCGATCGAGCTTCTGGAGAGGGGGCGGTCGCACGAAGCCAGCACCTATGCCGCGATGAGCAAGCTGGTGACCTCCGACATGGCGATGCGGGTCGCGACGCAGGCGGTTCAGGTCCTGGGCGGCAACGGACTGTCGCGCAAATATCCGGTCGAACGGATCATGCGCGATGTGAAGGCGTTCCAGATCTTCGATGGCACTAACGAAATCCAAAAGATGGTGATTGGCAGGAACCTCGCCAAATGGGACTTGCCCTTCGACGAGTTCAAGCTCTGA
- a CDS encoding enoyl-CoA hydratase/isomerase family protein, with the protein MSEQGLLIERVGQILALTINRERRRNALNDATLLALMAALDDARKGEVRGIILRGAGLKAFSSGSDVKELAEQSIDERLAHTALGQRVADAIQQHPCPSVAAIEGYCLGGGLEMAMACDYRIAGNGATLGLPEVLLGALPTWGGTTRLPSLVGRSRASSMIVFGRTIDAPTALNWGLVHEVVAEGGAHDAATQFLTDFASKTHGKTVAMAKQLLVFGRGASAAAGLHMEYLADMTALASEAISQGTSKFADKERP; encoded by the coding sequence ATGTCGGAGCAGGGGTTGCTGATCGAGAGAGTGGGCCAGATCCTGGCACTCACCATCAACCGTGAGCGCCGCCGCAACGCTCTGAACGACGCCACATTGCTTGCGCTCATGGCTGCGCTCGATGACGCGCGCAAAGGCGAGGTGCGGGGGATCATTCTCCGCGGTGCCGGGCTCAAGGCCTTCAGCTCGGGTTCGGACGTCAAGGAGCTCGCGGAGCAGTCTATCGACGAGCGGCTGGCCCATACCGCGCTTGGCCAGCGCGTGGCCGATGCGATCCAGCAGCATCCCTGCCCATCGGTCGCCGCGATCGAGGGATACTGCCTCGGCGGTGGCCTCGAGATGGCCATGGCGTGCGACTACCGGATCGCTGGGAATGGCGCAACCCTGGGCCTGCCCGAGGTCTTGCTCGGCGCTCTGCCCACCTGGGGAGGCACGACCAGGCTGCCAAGCCTGGTGGGGCGGAGCCGGGCGTCGAGCATGATCGTTTTCGGCCGGACGATCGACGCGCCAACCGCTCTGAATTGGGGGCTGGTCCACGAGGTTGTCGCCGAGGGTGGCGCCCACGATGCCGCCACGCAGTTCCTCACCGATTTTGCGAGCAAGACGCACGGCAAAACCGTCGCCATGGCAAAACAGTTGTTGGTGTTCGGACGCGGCGCATCCGCGGCGGCCGGGCTCCACATGGAGTATCTGGCGGATATGACGGCGCTGGCTTCGGAGGCGATCAGCCAGGGCACCAGCAAGTTCGCCGACAAGGAGCGGCCATGA
- a CDS encoding phenylacetate--CoA ligase family protein, translating to MPGRKTQHAGESGCQPAWIASQINSHAVTLTMNNTAFGSSDEVGRLQQKLWGRQSAYVGERSAFYAGKALPAKLEELPSFPLTTKTQLRESQEKHPPFGNYLAAKRTQITRLHRTSGTTGKPINIALSKHDAAVFAEAGGTSNSAAGLHPGLMVAHCLNYRLWMGGYTDHAALEATGATVIPFGVGGTELFVRTALDLKLDGINCTVSYPAVLEQVLREKFPRVKPRDLGLRLGLLTGEPGLENPEFRARIEDTWGFAARNIYGISDILTVFAGQCACSDDMHFTALAFVYPELINPETEQPIALADGTTGELVLTSLDRECQPLVRFRTNDIILITGTDRCACGRTAFRFRILGRSDDMIVVRGVNVFPSTVSGVINRYRELSGQFRIVLSGAPPYDKIPIEVELAPGITASASLSDSVEKTIKAETGASALVRLLEPNTIERTEGKTKRIVRS from the coding sequence TTGCCTGGACGAAAGACGCAGCATGCGGGCGAAAGCGGGTGTCAACCGGCCTGGATCGCGTCGCAGATCAATAGTCACGCTGTGACCCTGACGATGAACAACACTGCATTTGGTTCTTCGGATGAAGTCGGGCGCCTCCAGCAGAAACTGTGGGGGCGCCAAAGCGCCTATGTCGGCGAGCGCTCGGCGTTCTATGCTGGGAAGGCTCTCCCCGCGAAGCTCGAGGAGTTGCCGTCCTTCCCTTTGACAACCAAAACGCAGCTGCGGGAGAGCCAAGAGAAGCACCCCCCTTTTGGCAACTACCTCGCCGCGAAGCGCACCCAGATCACGCGGCTGCATCGCACGTCAGGGACGACCGGAAAACCCATCAATATAGCCTTGTCGAAGCATGACGCCGCCGTTTTCGCGGAGGCCGGCGGAACTTCGAACAGTGCGGCCGGACTCCATCCGGGCCTGATGGTGGCGCACTGTCTCAACTATCGCCTCTGGATGGGAGGATATACGGATCACGCAGCGCTCGAAGCCACCGGCGCGACGGTGATCCCGTTCGGCGTGGGGGGTACCGAGCTATTCGTGCGAACGGCGCTCGATCTGAAGCTCGACGGGATCAACTGCACGGTTTCATACCCCGCCGTCTTGGAGCAGGTTCTCCGAGAGAAGTTCCCCCGCGTCAAGCCGCGCGATCTCGGTCTGCGGCTGGGTCTGCTGACGGGCGAGCCGGGCCTAGAAAACCCGGAGTTCAGGGCCCGCATCGAAGACACTTGGGGCTTCGCCGCGCGTAACATCTATGGCATTTCCGACATCCTGACGGTCTTTGCAGGCCAATGCGCGTGCTCCGACGATATGCACTTCACCGCGCTGGCTTTTGTCTACCCCGAGCTGATCAATCCGGAGACGGAGCAGCCGATTGCATTGGCCGACGGAACCACCGGCGAACTGGTGCTGACCAGCCTCGACCGAGAATGCCAGCCCCTCGTGCGTTTCCGAACCAATGACATCATCTTGATCACCGGAACGGATCGCTGCGCTTGCGGCCGGACAGCGTTTAGATTTCGCATTCTGGGCCGCTCGGACGACATGATCGTGGTCCGGGGCGTGAACGTGTTTCCCAGTACGGTCAGCGGCGTCATCAACCGCTACAGAGAATTGAGCGGGCAATTCAGAATCGTTCTGAGTGGAGCGCCGCCCTATGACAAGATTCCGATCGAGGTCGAGCTCGCGCCCGGCATTACGGCCAGTGCGTCGCTCTCCGATTCGGTTGAGAAGACAATCAAGGCCGAGACAGGAGCAAGCGCGCTGGTTCGGCTCTTGGAGCCGAACACCATCGAGCGGACGGAGGGCAAGACGAAACGCATCGTGCGGAGCTAG
- a CDS encoding LysR substrate-binding domain-containing protein, whose amino-acid sequence MKRQLPPLNALRSFEAAARNLSFTKAAEELCVTQAAVSHQMRLLSDFLHVSLFRRVPSGFELTDQGKELYEVTRRSLDSISAVAERLMKSGQEQENTLVIRVTPFFSHYRLAPKIASFLARCPDITPHTVIGREPINGDLGRYDIIISHDEGDWPDIQAYPVLIETMVPICSPQISKSLGRPVEPSDISQMVLIRDVYNDKWGTWLSAAGLGSVVPRRMIVTDDPHFAVETALRGEGIFLDAPIFVQQHLDSGALMLPFGDRYPVPIRYMLRHSSKAAKKRKIRLFRDWALHHLATN is encoded by the coding sequence ATGAAACGTCAATTGCCGCCACTGAACGCGCTGCGAAGTTTCGAGGCCGCAGCCCGCAACCTGAGCTTTACGAAGGCCGCTGAGGAGCTCTGCGTCACTCAGGCTGCCGTAAGCCATCAGATGAGGCTTCTCTCGGATTTCCTGCATGTGAGCTTGTTTCGCCGCGTTCCGTCGGGCTTCGAGCTGACGGATCAGGGGAAAGAGCTGTACGAGGTGACGCGCCGCTCCCTCGACAGCATTTCGGCCGTGGCCGAGAGGTTGATGAAATCGGGGCAGGAGCAGGAGAACACGCTGGTGATTCGCGTGACACCCTTCTTCTCGCACTACCGTCTTGCTCCCAAGATCGCGAGTTTCCTTGCTCGATGCCCCGATATCACCCCGCACACCGTGATCGGCAGGGAGCCGATCAACGGCGACCTAGGACGCTATGACATCATTATCAGCCACGATGAGGGAGACTGGCCGGACATCCAGGCCTACCCGGTCTTGATTGAAACGATGGTGCCGATCTGCAGCCCGCAGATCAGCAAGTCGCTGGGACGCCCCGTCGAGCCGAGCGACATCAGCCAGATGGTGTTGATCCGCGATGTCTACAACGACAAATGGGGAACGTGGCTGTCAGCAGCTGGTCTGGGATCGGTGGTACCGCGCCGGATGATCGTAACCGATGACCCGCATTTTGCGGTTGAGACAGCCCTTCGAGGCGAGGGAATCTTCTTAGATGCGCCAATCTTCGTCCAGCAACACTTGGATTCCGGGGCACTCATGCTGCCATTCGGCGATCGCTACCCGGTCCCGATCCGCTATATGCTGCGCCACTCCTCCAAGGCAGCCAAAAAGCGCAAAATTCGCCTGTTTCGAGACTGGGCGCTCCATCACCTAGCGACGAACTAA